The sequence below is a genomic window from Flagellimonas marinaquae.
GTGCCGCTTGCTCTTCCGCAAATATAAAGTCGTGTTTATTGTACACAATTACCTTTAGTTCGTGTGCTTTTTTGGAAATATCCCCAACAGGGAGCTTATTTTTTTTTGGCGAAAGACAAATCCAATCCCAAACCCCTGTTAAAGGATAAGCCCCGGAAGTCTCGATATGTGTCTTCATGTTTTTGGCCTTTAGGCCATGGGTCAATGGTCCCATATCCCAAGTCAGGGGCTCACCTCCTGTAATCACAATGGTATCGGAGTACTTTTCGGCGTTTGCGATTATGCTATCGATGTGTGTAGGAGGATGTGTTTCCGCGTTCCAGCTCTCCTTTACATCGCACCAATGACAACCCACATCACAACCTCCCACCCTTATAAAATAAGCGGCCGTACCTTTATGATATCCTTCACCCTGAATGGTATAGAATTCTTCCATGAG
It includes:
- a CDS encoding 7-carboxy-7-deazaguanine synthase QueE; this encodes MVKENVMELVEKGAMLPLMEEFYTIQGEGYHKGTAAYFIRVGGCDVGCHWCDVKESWNAETHPPTHIDSIIANAEKYSDTIVITGGEPLTWDMGPLTHGLKAKNMKTHIETSGAYPLTGVWDWICLSPKKNKLPVGDISKKAHELKVIVYNKHDFIFAEEQAAQVGENCILYLQPEWSVRDKMVPQIVDYVMKNPKWKVSLQTHKYLNIP